A region of Fibrobacter succinogenes subsp. succinogenes S85 DNA encodes the following proteins:
- a CDS encoding UDP-N-acetylmuramoyl-tripeptide--D-alanyl-D-alanine ligase: MLKLDLTIGEMLEILETEAVGVPARTLKRKVNLCMDSRESAKGVVFWPIKGARFDAHQFVSQMEKDGALMSVVNQTAIDPNFKMYAPVEDTTKALLKLAKGYQRLFKLKKVAITGSNGKTTTKEMTKAVLSMKYNTHATKGNFNNHIGVPMTLFQLKHSHEAAVVEMGTSGPDEIRPLSLATEPDIAVITNIGASHLERLGDLDGVFNEKINITAGLKENGTLIVNADDERLCKVKATKHYKVVTFGVRRGVVKPEKLKWTENLCADFYVGRTHFVLNVPGDHNLYDALAAIAVGQALRIPKGDIAKALAGFTSTSMRMEIKNANGFKVISDCYNANPSSTKMALQTLGNMRVEGKRIAVLGDMLELGKESGNLHKQIGALVPEMNFDMLLAVGKDAKKYVEGAKSRGMKNVQYFETVPEVISMLGEVVAEGDILLVKGSRGMHMEQVVEALLHMVPVFKV; this comes from the coding sequence ATGCTGAAGCTTGATTTGACTATTGGAGAAATGCTCGAGATTCTGGAAACCGAAGCTGTCGGCGTTCCTGCCCGCACCTTGAAACGCAAGGTGAATCTCTGCATGGATTCTCGTGAAAGTGCCAAGGGCGTCGTCTTTTGGCCGATTAAGGGTGCTCGCTTTGACGCCCACCAGTTTGTATCTCAAATGGAAAAGGATGGAGCTCTGATGAGCGTTGTAAACCAAACTGCTATCGATCCGAATTTCAAGATGTACGCTCCGGTCGAAGATACGACGAAGGCTCTCTTGAAACTGGCCAAGGGCTATCAAAGACTTTTCAAGTTGAAGAAGGTCGCCATTACAGGTAGTAACGGCAAGACCACTACAAAGGAAATGACGAAGGCTGTACTTTCGATGAAGTACAACACCCATGCAACAAAGGGTAACTTCAACAACCATATCGGTGTCCCGATGACGCTGTTCCAGCTGAAGCACAGCCATGAAGCCGCTGTTGTCGAAATGGGTACGAGTGGTCCGGACGAAATCCGCCCGCTTTCCTTGGCCACGGAGCCGGATATTGCCGTGATTACAAACATTGGCGCAAGCCATTTGGAACGTCTCGGCGATTTGGATGGCGTGTTCAACGAAAAAATCAACATTACAGCTGGCCTCAAGGAAAATGGCACGCTGATTGTGAATGCCGATGACGAACGCCTTTGCAAGGTGAAGGCTACCAAGCATTACAAGGTCGTGACTTTCGGTGTGCGTCGCGGTGTCGTGAAGCCCGAAAAGCTCAAGTGGACCGAAAACCTCTGCGCTGATTTCTACGTTGGCCGTACGCATTTCGTTTTGAATGTTCCGGGTGACCATAACCTTTATGACGCTCTTGCCGCTATCGCTGTGGGCCAGGCTCTCCGCATCCCGAAGGGCGATATTGCAAAGGCTCTTGCAGGCTTTACTTCCACGAGCATGCGCATGGAAATCAAGAACGCCAATGGCTTCAAGGTGATTTCGGACTGCTACAACGCCAATCCGTCTTCGACGAAAATGGCTCTCCAGACGCTCGGCAACATGCGTGTCGAAGGCAAGCGCATTGCAGTGCTTGGCGACATGCTCGAACTCGGCAAGGAAAGTGGCAATTTGCACAAGCAGATCGGCGCCTTGGTGCCGGAAATGAATTTTGACATGCTCCTCGCTGTCGGCAAGGACGCCAAGAAGTACGTGGAAGGTGCCAAGTCTCGTGGCATGAAGAACGTGCAGTATTTTGAGACTGTTCCGGAAGTTATCAGCATGCTGGGCGAAGTCGTCGCCGAAGGGGATATCCTTTTGGTGAAGGGTAGCCGTGGCATGCACATGGAACAGGTGGTCGAAGCGCTCCTCCACATGGTGCCGGTATTCAAGGTTTAA
- a CDS encoding UDP-N-acetylmuramoyl-L-alanyl-D-glutamate--2,6-diaminopimelate ligase has translation MISEGLMQKLSVTGLCDDSRRVKPGNLFFSIPAEGYEAFARSAIAAGAVAVVGETMAPEGLTSKWIQVPDVKAARLEAAKIFYKDPFSKLICHAITGTNGKTTSAFLMNAMLEAEGRKTALLGTIKNKIGDKSVPASLTTPGLLDLYEFASRAVAEGCTDLVMEASSHSLHQGRVAGIRFRSGLFSNLTQDHLDYHKTMDAYFEAKKLLFTKYLAENGVAVINIDDAHGEKLFNALDCRKVAVSRLGKAKADVKPFGEIKSTEDGLEFTLPMIATDKFETPLCGDFNVDNLLLVLAWAHALCVPEDAMRKAITTVRVPGRFEKVWSKDGKHVIVDYAHTPDALERVLNVARSLCRGKLSTVFGCGGDRDKTKRPIMGGIAERIADKAWLTSDNPRTEKPADIIADVRAGMTTDKFEVVENREEAINRACAELKSGDWLVIAGKGHEDYQIIGKTKHHFDDREIAVKAMTDAEA, from the coding sequence ATGATTTCGGAAGGACTGATGCAAAAGTTGTCCGTGACGGGGCTTTGTGATGATTCCCGCCGTGTGAAACCGGGGAATTTGTTCTTCTCCATTCCGGCGGAAGGCTATGAGGCTTTTGCCCGCAGTGCCATAGCGGCTGGTGCCGTTGCGGTTGTGGGCGAGACGATGGCTCCCGAAGGACTCACGTCTAAGTGGATCCAGGTGCCGGACGTGAAGGCAGCCCGCCTCGAAGCGGCCAAGATTTTCTACAAGGATCCGTTCAGCAAGCTTATCTGCCATGCCATTACGGGTACGAACGGCAAGACGACAAGTGCATTCCTTATGAATGCGATGCTTGAAGCGGAAGGCCGCAAGACCGCTCTGCTCGGCACCATCAAGAATAAGATTGGCGACAAGTCCGTGCCGGCTTCGCTTACGACTCCGGGTCTTTTGGACCTTTATGAATTTGCATCTCGCGCTGTAGCTGAAGGCTGCACTGACCTCGTGATGGAAGCGTCTTCGCATTCGCTCCACCAGGGCCGTGTTGCCGGTATTCGTTTCAGAAGCGGTCTCTTTAGCAACTTGACGCAGGACCATCTCGATTACCACAAGACGATGGATGCCTACTTCGAAGCCAAGAAGTTGCTCTTTACGAAGTACCTCGCTGAAAATGGCGTGGCTGTCATCAATATTGATGATGCTCACGGCGAAAAGCTTTTCAACGCTCTCGATTGCCGCAAGGTCGCTGTTTCGAGACTTGGCAAGGCCAAGGCTGACGTGAAGCCGTTTGGCGAAATCAAGAGCACTGAAGACGGCCTTGAATTCACGCTTCCGATGATTGCAACGGATAAGTTTGAAACTCCGCTCTGCGGCGACTTTAACGTGGACAACCTGCTCCTGGTGCTTGCATGGGCTCATGCTCTCTGCGTACCTGAAGATGCCATGCGCAAGGCGATTACGACTGTGCGCGTTCCGGGCCGTTTTGAAAAGGTCTGGAGCAAGGACGGCAAGCATGTGATTGTGGACTACGCTCACACGCCGGATGCCCTTGAACGCGTGCTGAATGTGGCTCGTAGCCTCTGCCGCGGCAAGCTTTCAACCGTGTTTGGCTGCGGTGGTGACCGCGACAAGACGAAGCGTCCGATTATGGGCGGCATTGCAGAACGCATTGCAGACAAGGCTTGGCTCACGTCGGACAATCCGCGTACCGAAAAGCCTGCAGATATTATCGCTGACGTTCGCGCCGGCATGACGACGGACAAGTTTGAAGTGGTCGAAAACCGCGAAGAAGCTATCAATCGCGCTTGTGCAGAACTCAAGAGCGGCGACTGGCTTGTGATTGCGGGCAAGGGCCATGAGGATTACCAGATCATTGGTAAGACCAAACATCATTTTGACGATCGCGAAATCGCGGTGAAGGCGATGACTGATGCTGAAGCTTGA
- the murG gene encoding undecaprenyldiphospho-muramoylpentapeptide beta-N-acetylglucosaminyltransferase translates to MKKFLFVCGGTGGHIFPAVAIAESLKKMGVTQITFAGRKDSMEERLVAKNWPYEYISAVPLHRGPFLKNLALPFNLTKSLIRAKSVVKKVAPDVVIATGGYVSLPIVLAAGSMGIPVYLQEQNAVAGIANKVGARYAKTVFVTSEEAMKGFPIEKTRILGNPIRDLPSADSLARPVEFREGRKAVFIVGGSQGAAGINNKIEESIGRIAAHEDISVVWQVGAKNVDDINNRLGILPNVAVRGFLDNIYAYMKHADLIISRAGASGLAEILAFGKPSILLPYPHATANHQEHNARVVEKAGAALVELDDEPNDLWNKVEALLYDPERLEKMGEAAKTLGMPDAADQIAKIILDMERT, encoded by the coding sequence ATGAAAAAGTTCCTCTTTGTTTGCGGTGGCACTGGTGGCCACATTTTCCCGGCAGTGGCTATTGCCGAGAGTTTGAAGAAGATGGGTGTCACTCAGATTACTTTTGCGGGCCGTAAGGATTCTATGGAAGAACGCCTTGTGGCAAAGAACTGGCCGTACGAATACATTTCGGCTGTTCCGCTGCACCGTGGACCGTTCCTCAAGAATTTGGCATTGCCGTTTAACCTGACCAAGTCCTTGATTCGTGCAAAGAGTGTTGTAAAGAAGGTGGCTCCGGATGTCGTGATTGCAACGGGCGGCTATGTCTCGCTCCCGATTGTGCTTGCGGCTGGTTCTATGGGTATTCCGGTCTATTTGCAGGAACAGAACGCTGTTGCCGGTATTGCAAATAAGGTCGGTGCTCGCTATGCAAAGACTGTTTTTGTGACCTCCGAAGAGGCGATGAAGGGTTTCCCGATCGAAAAGACCCGTATTCTCGGCAATCCGATTCGCGACTTGCCTTCTGCTGATTCCCTGGCCCGTCCGGTGGAATTCCGTGAAGGCCGCAAGGCTGTGTTTATCGTCGGTGGCTCCCAGGGTGCTGCTGGCATCAATAACAAGATTGAAGAAAGCATTGGCCGCATCGCTGCCCACGAAGATATTAGCGTGGTTTGGCAGGTGGGCGCCAAGAATGTCGATGACATCAACAACCGTCTCGGTATTTTGCCGAACGTCGCGGTGCGTGGATTCTTGGATAACATCTATGCTTATATGAAGCACGCCGACTTGATTATCAGCCGCGCTGGTGCATCGGGACTTGCAGAAATCCTTGCTTTTGGCAAACCGTCCATTTTGCTCCCGTACCCGCATGCGACTGCAAACCATCAGGAACACAACGCCCGCGTGGTCGAAAAGGCTGGCGCAGCCCTCGTGGAGCTTGATGATGAACCGAACGATCTTTGGAACAAGGTGGAAGCGCTCCTGTATGATCCGGAACGCTTGGAAAAGATGGGCGAAGCCGCCAAGACGCTTGGCATGCCCGATGCCGCTGACCAGATTGCGAAAATTATTCTGGATATGGAGAGAACGTAA
- a CDS encoding penicillin-binding protein: MNKYSADPLVILKSLVLCMIGVLIFQTFNIQVLNRDVYQERTKSTVTQTKNLYAERGSIMDRNGVVFAESMRDTNNNLGYSRLFLQGSLASQIVGKVGYNGSGSMGMEQIYNDSLRGDEGIRVSIQDAAQREVLSRSTEVVQAKSGLNLVLTIDRNMQEIVEKALKDGVAEFSAKSASAVVVDPYTGEILAMASYPTFDPNSKNQGGDRAGKNEIVSMSYEPGSTFKVITAAAALENNAVSPNKIFVNEGRCWQWNPRSEKICDTHVYGDMDMSEAMVQSSNIVFAKIASEVGAMGMYRMARAFGIGERAFDNYVGEENGRLLKPAELTRDDRTLKTMGFGHAVSVTPIQMVMAYAAIANGGKLMRPQIVKEWRNSNGDVVKKVKPMEIRRAVSERTAATIRKMLYRVVNSGTAKRVASQKLPDVLFGGKTGTAEKYNRETRSYDRNSQVASFIGLAPAEDTRYVCLVLVDDPQGKHVGGLTAGPIFRRIMEAIYYHPALSPRAHNLKQVHLGSPCDKDFAGMQVSAAKDYAKKHKCPVRFEGKGRRVISERLDAGLVNGKTLLLGDAVASKMPDLQGLSLKDALEVMGNIRMNVEYTGKGRVVAQEPKADETLQRGAICKLTLKEKS; this comes from the coding sequence GTGAATAAGTACAGTGCTGATCCTCTGGTTATTTTGAAGAGCCTTGTGCTTTGCATGATTGGTGTGCTCATTTTCCAGACCTTTAATATCCAGGTCTTGAACCGTGACGTGTATCAGGAACGTACGAAGTCTACTGTGACGCAGACGAAAAACCTGTACGCAGAACGTGGTTCTATTATGGACAGGAACGGTGTCGTGTTTGCCGAAAGCATGCGCGATACGAACAATAATTTGGGCTACAGCCGCCTGTTCTTGCAGGGCTCGCTTGCATCGCAGATTGTGGGCAAGGTCGGCTATAATGGTTCGGGCAGCATGGGCATGGAACAGATTTACAACGATAGCCTCCGTGGTGACGAAGGTATCCGCGTGAGTATCCAGGACGCTGCGCAGCGAGAAGTGCTTTCCCGCTCTACGGAAGTGGTGCAGGCCAAGTCCGGCTTGAATCTCGTTTTGACGATTGACCGCAACATGCAGGAAATTGTTGAAAAAGCTTTGAAGGACGGCGTTGCTGAATTTTCTGCAAAGAGTGCCAGTGCCGTTGTCGTGGACCCGTACACGGGTGAAATCCTTGCAATGGCGAGCTACCCGACTTTTGATCCGAATTCCAAGAACCAGGGCGGTGACCGCGCGGGTAAAAACGAAATCGTCTCGATGTCTTACGAACCGGGTTCTACGTTCAAGGTGATTACCGCTGCTGCGGCACTTGAAAATAACGCTGTGAGCCCGAACAAGATTTTTGTGAATGAAGGCCGTTGCTGGCAGTGGAACCCGAGATCCGAAAAGATTTGCGATACCCACGTCTATGGCGATATGGACATGAGCGAAGCGATGGTGCAGTCCTCGAATATCGTGTTTGCAAAGATTGCCTCTGAAGTGGGCGCTATGGGTATGTACAGGATGGCACGTGCCTTTGGCATTGGCGAGAGAGCTTTTGACAACTATGTTGGCGAAGAAAACGGAAGACTTTTGAAGCCGGCTGAACTCACTCGCGACGATAGAACGTTAAAGACGATGGGCTTTGGCCATGCTGTTTCTGTGACGCCTATCCAGATGGTGATGGCTTATGCCGCTATTGCCAATGGCGGAAAGCTCATGCGTCCGCAGATTGTGAAGGAATGGCGCAATTCTAACGGTGACGTCGTCAAGAAGGTGAAGCCGATGGAAATCCGCAGGGCTGTTTCTGAAAGGACGGCAGCGACTATCCGCAAGATGCTCTACCGCGTGGTGAATAGCGGTACGGCAAAGCGCGTTGCATCGCAGAAGTTGCCCGATGTCTTGTTCGGTGGCAAGACGGGTACGGCTGAAAAGTACAATCGCGAAACCCGTTCTTATGACCGCAATTCGCAGGTGGCTTCGTTTATCGGTCTTGCTCCGGCTGAAGATACCCGCTACGTGTGCCTTGTGCTTGTTGATGACCCGCAAGGGAAGCATGTCGGTGGCCTTACGGCTGGTCCTATTTTCCGCCGCATCATGGAAGCGATTTACTACCACCCGGCTCTTTCCCCGCGTGCTCATAACTTGAAGCAGGTCCATCTCGGTTCTCCTTGCGACAAGGATTTTGCGGGAATGCAGGTTTCTGCGGCTAAGGATTACGCCAAGAAACACAAGTGTCCAGTCCGCTTTGAAGGCAAGGGACGCCGCGTGATTTCGGAACGCCTGGATGCGGGCCTAGTCAATGGAAAAACGCTTTTGCTCGGCGATGCCGTGGCTAGCAAGATGCCCGACTTGCAGGGACTTTCTTTGAAGGATGCTCTCGAAGTGATGGGGAACATCCGCATGAACGTTGAATATACAGGAAAAGGCCGCGTTGTCGCCCAGGAGCCCAAGGCTGATGAAACCTTGCAGAGAGGTGCGATTTGCAAGCTGACCTTAAAGGAGAAAAGCTGA
- the ftsW gene encoding putative lipid II flippase FtsW, translating to MSNTQSSGMNKLLLFVTLALMCFGIAVVYSISAPVAVSKNLSPEYFLMKHLYKVVASVIIIGVFYKIDYALWKDSSRVIFGVGALLTFAAIISGGEVKGASRWIFGIQPSELMKFGFICWICAKLSNAGDEIKSIKCTIIQPAVPFLISAILLALQPNYSMLLMFCALLLTLLIIAGANYKYVLISFLSSLPLLAIALLCKSHTRKRIKAYLANDGSMKESKHQLVHSLEALGNGGLLGTGAGMGEQKLGYLPEAHKDVVYAAIGEEYGFVGTFLVLVAFAILFSQGYNIARGATTRFGKYMAVALTTSLFLNFIIHVCVCVGLFPTTGQPLPFLSFGGTNLLLSAAFIGILLNISRPTSGRSIREPYMNNTVSFNAGSAMNFGARRSSI from the coding sequence ATGTCTAACACTCAGTCCTCAGGAATGAACAAGCTTTTGCTTTTTGTCACATTAGCATTAATGTGCTTTGGCATTGCTGTCGTTTATTCGATTTCTGCTCCTGTGGCTGTTTCGAAGAACTTGTCTCCTGAATACTTCCTCATGAAGCATCTTTACAAGGTCGTGGCATCGGTCATTATCATAGGCGTGTTCTATAAGATCGATTACGCTCTTTGGAAAGATTCTTCCCGTGTCATTTTTGGTGTCGGCGCTCTCCTTACGTTTGCGGCTATCATCTCGGGTGGCGAAGTGAAGGGTGCGTCCCGCTGGATTTTCGGTATCCAGCCGTCTGAACTTATGAAGTTTGGCTTTATCTGCTGGATTTGTGCAAAGCTTTCGAACGCGGGCGATGAAATCAAGTCCATCAAGTGTACGATTATCCAGCCGGCGGTTCCATTCTTGATTTCTGCGATTTTGCTTGCTTTACAGCCAAACTACTCGATGCTCCTCATGTTCTGTGCCTTGTTGCTTACGTTGCTTATCATTGCAGGGGCGAACTATAAGTATGTGTTGATTAGCTTCCTTTCGTCTCTTCCGTTGCTTGCAATTGCTTTGCTTTGCAAATCGCATACGCGTAAGCGCATTAAGGCGTACTTGGCTAATGATGGCTCAATGAAGGAATCAAAACATCAGCTGGTACATTCTCTTGAAGCGCTTGGCAATGGTGGCCTCTTGGGAACGGGGGCTGGCATGGGTGAACAGAAGCTTGGTTACTTGCCCGAAGCCCATAAGGACGTGGTCTATGCGGCTATTGGCGAAGAATATGGTTTTGTCGGAACGTTCCTCGTGCTTGTCGCTTTTGCAATACTTTTCTCGCAGGGCTACAATATTGCAAGAGGCGCTACGACGCGTTTTGGAAAATACATGGCTGTTGCGCTCACGACTTCGCTGTTCTTGAATTTTATCATTCACGTGTGCGTGTGCGTGGGACTTTTCCCGACGACGGGCCAACCGCTTCCGTTCCTCAGCTTTGGCGGTACGAACCTGCTTTTGTCGGCTGCGTTTATTGGAATTTTGTTGAATATATCTCGCCCGACGAGTGGCCGTAGCATTCGTGAACCCTATATGAACAACACGGTTTCTTTTAATGCGGGATCCGCTATGAATTTTGGAGCAAGAAGGAGTTCTATATGA